In Clostridium sp. SY8519, one genomic interval encodes:
- the rpsE gene encoding 30S ribosomal protein S5, whose amino-acid sequence MKRTIIDASQLELEEKVVSIKRVTKVVKGGRNMRFTALVVVGDGNGHVGAGLGKAAEIPEAIRKGKEDAIKNLIEVKLDDNNSITHDTIGKHTGANVLLKRSPEGTGVIAGGPARNVCELAGIRNIRTKSLGSNNKQNVVLATIDALSQLKSPEEVARLRGKSVEEILG is encoded by the coding sequence ATGAAACGTACAATCATTGATGCAAGCCAGTTAGAACTGGAAGAAAAAGTTGTATCGATCAAACGTGTAACCAAGGTTGTTAAAGGTGGTCGTAACATGCGCTTCACAGCACTGGTAGTTGTCGGTGACGGCAATGGCCATGTAGGTGCAGGTCTGGGCAAGGCAGCTGAAATTCCGGAAGCGATCCGCAAAGGAAAAGAAGACGCCATCAAGAACCTCATCGAAGTGAAACTGGATGACAACAACTCAATTACACATGATACAATTGGCAAACATACCGGCGCAAACGTATTGTTAAAGAGATCTCCGGAAGGTACCGGTGTCATCGCAGGCGGTCCTGCACGTAATGTGTGCGAGCTTGCCGGCATCCGCAACATCCGTACCAAATCTCTCGGATCCAATAACAAACAGAATGTAGTCCTTGCTACAATCGATGCACTGAGCCAGTTAAAATCACCGGAAGAAGTAGCCAGACTTCGCGGCAAATCCGTAGAAGAGATTCTTGGTTAA
- the map gene encoding type I methionyl aminopeptidase, with protein sequence MSVYIKSPREVELIRESCHILAEVYEQVSNMLEPGMSTWEVDQIAERLIRERDCVPNFKNYEGFPGTVCTSINEEVVHGIPNKNRVLKEGDIISLDMGCIYKGYHSDAARTIGIGEISEEAQLLIKRTRQSFFEGIRFAQAGHHLHEISNAIGDYCESFGYGVVRDLVGHGVGIALHEDPQIPNFRQKSRGIRLRPGMVLAVEPMVNAGTGDVEWAKDNWTVISADHSLSAHYENTILITEEGGPEILTLTRSEKEHEGQPS encoded by the coding sequence ATGTCAGTATATATTAAATCACCCAGAGAAGTGGAACTGATCCGTGAATCCTGCCATATTCTGGCAGAAGTCTACGAACAGGTATCCAATATGCTGGAGCCGGGCATGTCCACCTGGGAAGTGGACCAGATCGCGGAACGTCTGATCCGTGAGCGGGACTGTGTCCCCAACTTCAAGAATTATGAAGGATTTCCCGGTACCGTATGCACATCCATCAACGAAGAAGTCGTACACGGAATTCCAAATAAAAACCGTGTCTTAAAAGAAGGGGATATCATCAGCCTGGATATGGGATGCATCTACAAAGGATATCATTCCGACGCGGCCCGTACCATCGGCATCGGCGAGATCTCCGAAGAAGCACAGCTTCTGATCAAACGGACTCGTCAGAGCTTTTTTGAAGGCATCCGTTTTGCCCAGGCCGGACATCATCTGCATGAGATCTCCAACGCCATCGGCGATTACTGTGAGAGTTTCGGATACGGGGTTGTCAGAGACCTGGTGGGACACGGCGTGGGAATCGCGCTTCACGAAGATCCGCAGATCCCGAATTTCCGCCAGAAGAGCAGAGGCATCCGGCTGCGTCCGGGTATGGTGCTTGCCGTGGAACCGATGGTCAATGCAGGCACCGGCGATGTAGAGTGGGCGAAGGATAACTGGACTGTCATTTCTGCGGACCATTCACTTTCCGCTCATTATGAAAACACGATTCTGATTACAGAAGAAGGCGGTCCGGAGATCCTGACGCTGACCCGGAGCGAAAAAGAACATGAGGGACAGCCGTCATGA
- the rpsK gene encoding 30S ribosomal protein S11 encodes MAKKVAKKTTTRRVKKNVEHGQAHIQSSFNNTIVTLTDAQGNALSWASAGGLGFRGSRKSTPYAAQMAAETATKAALIHGLKTVDVFVKGPGSGREAAIRSLSANGLQVLSITDVTPVPHNGCRPPKRRRV; translated from the coding sequence ATGGCGAAAAAAGTTGCAAAAAAAACAACAACTAGACGCGTAAAGAAAAACGTTGAACATGGACAGGCACATATTCAGTCCTCCTTTAACAACACAATCGTTACACTGACAGACGCGCAGGGTAACGCACTGTCTTGGGCAAGCGCAGGCGGTCTTGGGTTCAGAGGTTCAAGGAAATCTACTCCATACGCAGCACAGATGGCTGCAGAGACTGCTACCAAAGCAGCTCTTATCCATGGTTTAAAGACCGTAGACGTATTCGTAAAAGGACCGGGTTCAGGAAGAGAAGCAGCGATTCGTTCCCTTTCCGCAAATGGTCTGCAGGTGCTGAGCATCACTGATGTGACACCGGTACCGCATAACGGATGTCGTCCGCCGAAACGTAGAAGAGTTTAA
- the rplR gene encoding 50S ribosomal protein L18, which yields MVNKKSRSEVRVKKHMRVRNHLSGTAERPRLAVFRSNNHMYAQIIDDTAGNTLVAASTLEKDIKAACEKTNNVEAAAKVGEAIAKKALAKGIDTVVFDRGGFIYHGKVQALADAAREAGLNF from the coding sequence ATGGTTAATAAAAAATCAAGAAGCGAAGTACGCGTAAAGAAACACATGCGTGTTCGCAATCATCTGTCCGGTACAGCCGAAAGACCTCGTCTGGCTGTATTCAGAAGCAACAATCATATGTACGCTCAGATTATTGACGATACTGCCGGCAATACACTTGTCGCAGCGTCCACACTGGAAAAGGACATCAAAGCTGCATGCGAGAAAACAAACAATGTAGAAGCTGCTGCTAAAGTCGGTGAAGCAATCGCAAAGAAAGCGCTGGCAAAAGGCATCGATACCGTTGTCTTTGACAGAGGCGGTTTCATTTACCACGGTAAGGTTCAGGCACTGGCTGATGCTGCGCGTGAAGCCGGATTAAACTTTTAA
- the rpmD gene encoding 50S ribosomal protein L30, protein MADKLKITLVKSTIGAKPKHKKTVEALGLRKLNKTVELPDNASTRGMVQQVRHLVKVEEI, encoded by the coding sequence ATGGCAGACAAATTAAAAATCACACTTGTTAAATCAACCATTGGTGCAAAACCGAAACATAAGAAGACAGTTGAAGCACTTGGTTTAAGAAAGCTGAACAAGACAGTCGAATTACCTGACAACGCATCCACACGCGGTATGGTTCAGCAGGTAAGACATTTAGTAAAGGTCGAAGAGATCTAA
- a CDS encoding L17 family ribosomal protein, protein MAKYRKLGKTSDQRKALLRNQVTALLYKGKIVTTEARAKEVKKIAEGIIAKAVKEKDNFEEVTVKAKVAKKTADGKRVKEVVDGKKKTVYEEVDKTIKKDLPSRLHARREILKVLYPVVENNGKKSETKKVDLIDKLFTEIAPKYADRQGGYTRIIKVGPRKGDGAMEVVLELV, encoded by the coding sequence ATGGCAAAATATCGTAAATTAGGAAAAACTTCCGACCAGAGAAAAGCTCTTCTGAGAAACCAGGTAACCGCTCTGCTGTATAAAGGCAAAATCGTTACCACAGAAGCCAGAGCAAAAGAAGTAAAGAAAATTGCAGAAGGCATCATTGCCAAGGCAGTGAAAGAAAAAGACAACTTTGAAGAAGTTACCGTAAAGGCTAAAGTTGCCAAGAAGACTGCTGACGGCAAGAGAGTCAAAGAAGTCGTAGACGGCAAGAAAAAAACAGTATATGAAGAAGTGGATAAGACCATCAAAAAAGATCTTCCTTCCCGTCTTCATGCCAGAAGAGAGATCCTCAAGGTGCTGTATCCGGTTGTAGAAAACAACGGCAAAAAATCAGAAACCAAAAAAGTGGATCTCATCGATAAGCTTTTCACTGAAATTGCTCCGAAATACGCAGACCGCCAGGGTGGTTATACACGGATCATCAAGGTAGGCCCTCGTAAAGGTGACGGCGCAATGGAAGTTGTTCTTGAGCTTGTTTAA
- a CDS encoding endonuclease MutS2 — MNHKVYHTLEYDKIIQRLTEYATSDGGREMCQRLKPMTDLGRIRRGQTETADAFARLLKSGKLTFSGLKNPKASMKRLEIGGVLNTAELLAVSRLLRIAAKAKAYGKPEREDLPTDSLQELFDRLEPVPGLAEEIDRCILAEDEISDDASPKLRQIRRTINGMSERIHSALNRIVNSSAGRIYLQDPIVTMRSGRYCLPVKAEYKAQIPGMVHDQSSSGNTLFIEPVSVVKLNNELRETYLKEAEEIDVILARLSSDTAEYSAQIQEDFITCRLLDFIFAKGRYAQAINGMAPVFNTEGIIRIRRGRHPLLDPKKVVPIDVSLGEDYHVLVVTGPNTGGKTVSLKTVGLLTLMGQAGMHIPAADRSQLAVFDEVFADIGDEQSIEQSLSTFSSHITNMVSIFRQMNPNSLVLFDELCAGTDPNEGAALAISILDDLRSRGIRTMATTHYSEMKIYALSTEGVENASCEFDVETLSPTYRLVTGVPGKSNAFAISQRLGLPESLIDGARQRLSQEAESFEDVIADLEQSRHTIEQEQQQIARYKTEIETMKEELAESRNKLEARRDKLIAEANEEAAQILREAKEVADDTIRKFRKYGKNGLDAAAMEKDREKVRKQLDKANRNAVQKKKQKIENHQVPKKLMIGDSVKVLSMNLKGTVHTLPNEKGDLMVQMGILRYKVNIRDLVLINEDAPSKAQSRGTTMGRMKMSKSSQVRPEINLIGKKVDEALSLLDKYLDDAYLANMHNVRVVHGKGTGALRKAVHQYLKTQKHVKSYHLGEYGEGDTGVTIVEFK, encoded by the coding sequence ATGAATCACAAAGTTTATCATACATTGGAATACGACAAGATTATCCAGCGCCTGACGGAATACGCCACATCCGATGGGGGACGGGAGATGTGCCAGCGGCTGAAACCGATGACCGATCTGGGACGGATCCGCAGAGGCCAGACAGAGACGGCCGATGCCTTTGCCCGTCTGTTAAAAAGCGGAAAACTGACGTTTTCCGGATTGAAAAATCCGAAGGCATCCATGAAGCGTCTGGAAATCGGCGGCGTGCTGAATACCGCCGAGCTGCTGGCAGTCAGCCGTCTGCTGCGGATCGCAGCGAAGGCAAAAGCTTACGGGAAGCCGGAGCGGGAGGATCTGCCCACGGATTCGCTTCAGGAGCTGTTTGACCGGCTGGAGCCGGTGCCGGGGCTGGCGGAGGAGATTGACCGCTGTATTCTGGCCGAGGATGAGATCAGTGATGATGCCAGCCCGAAACTGCGTCAGATCCGCCGGACCATCAACGGAATGAGCGAACGGATCCACAGCGCCCTGAACCGTATCGTCAATTCATCCGCCGGACGGATCTATCTGCAGGACCCGATTGTAACCATGCGTTCCGGGCGCTACTGTCTGCCGGTGAAGGCAGAGTACAAAGCGCAGATTCCCGGTATGGTCCATGATCAGTCTTCCAGCGGCAATACCCTGTTTATCGAACCGGTTTCCGTCGTCAAACTGAATAATGAGCTGCGGGAGACCTATCTGAAGGAAGCAGAGGAGATCGATGTCATTCTGGCCCGGCTCAGCAGTGACACAGCAGAATATTCCGCCCAGATTCAGGAAGATTTCATCACCTGCCGTCTGCTGGACTTTATTTTTGCCAAAGGCAGATATGCCCAGGCCATTAACGGTATGGCACCGGTGTTTAATACGGAGGGAATCATCCGGATCCGCAGGGGCAGACATCCGCTGCTGGATCCGAAAAAAGTGGTTCCCATCGATGTGTCCCTGGGAGAGGACTACCATGTGCTGGTGGTTACCGGACCGAACACCGGCGGAAAAACAGTTTCCCTAAAGACCGTCGGCCTTCTGACCCTGATGGGACAGGCAGGCATGCACATCCCGGCGGCAGACCGGTCCCAGCTGGCGGTGTTTGATGAGGTTTTCGCGGATATCGGGGATGAGCAGAGCATCGAACAGAGTCTCAGTACCTTTTCGTCCCATATTACCAACATGGTATCCATTTTCCGGCAGATGAATCCCAATTCCCTGGTGCTTTTTGACGAACTGTGCGCCGGTACGGATCCGAATGAGGGAGCCGCTCTGGCTATTTCCATTCTGGATGATCTGCGCAGCCGCGGAATTCGGACAATGGCTACGACCCATTACAGCGAAATGAAAATTTATGCTCTTTCCACCGAAGGGGTGGAAAATGCCAGCTGCGAATTTGATGTGGAGACGTTAAGCCCCACTTACCGTCTGGTTACCGGCGTGCCGGGCAAAAGCAACGCCTTTGCCATTTCCCAGCGCCTGGGGCTTCCGGAAAGCCTGATCGACGGCGCCAGACAGCGGCTGTCCCAGGAAGCGGAAAGTTTTGAAGATGTTATCGCAGACCTGGAACAGAGCAGACATACCATTGAGCAGGAGCAGCAGCAGATCGCACGGTATAAGACAGAAATCGAAACGATGAAGGAAGAACTGGCGGAAAGCAGGAACAAGCTGGAAGCCCGTCGGGACAAACTCATCGCGGAAGCCAATGAGGAAGCGGCGCAGATTCTTCGGGAAGCGAAGGAAGTGGCGGACGATACCATCCGCAAATTCCGAAAATACGGCAAAAACGGACTGGACGCCGCAGCCATGGAGAAAGACCGGGAGAAGGTACGGAAGCAGCTGGACAAGGCAAACCGCAATGCCGTGCAGAAGAAAAAACAGAAAATAGAGAACCATCAGGTACCGAAAAAACTGATGATCGGAGACTCTGTCAAAGTGCTGTCCATGAATCTGAAGGGAACCGTCCATACCCTCCCGAATGAAAAGGGGGATCTGATGGTACAGATGGGGATCCTGCGCTATAAGGTCAATATCCGGGATCTGGTGCTGATCAATGAAGATGCGCCGTCCAAAGCGCAGAGCCGGGGCACCACCATGGGCAGAATGAAGATGTCCAAGTCCTCCCAGGTACGGCCGGAGATCAACCTCATCGGAAAGAAGGTAGACGAGGCGCTGTCTCTTTTGGATAAATATCTGGATGACGCGTATCTGGCCAATATGCACAATGTGCGTGTGGTACACGGCAAGGGAACCGGCGCGCTTCGCAAGGCGGTGCATCAGTACTTAAAGACCCAGAAACATGTGAAATCCTACCATCTGGGCGAGTATGGAGAAGGGGACACCGGTGTCACCATCGTAGAGTTTAAATAA
- the rpsD gene encoding 30S ribosomal protein S4, whose protein sequence is MAVNRVPVLKRCRSLGLEPAYLGYDKKSNRQPRNTRRKISEYGLQLREKQKAKFIYGVLEKPFHNYYEKADRMKGMTGENLMTMLECRLDNVIFRLGLARTRKEARQIVGHKHVLVNGKCVQIPSYQVKAGDVITLKEKCASMQRYKDIAEVTAGRLVPEWLEQNLEGLSGTVKDLPKREQIDVPVDEMLIVELYSK, encoded by the coding sequence ATGGCAGTTAATAGAGTACCTGTTCTTAAAAGATGCAGATCACTTGGTCTGGAGCCGGCATATTTAGGATATGACAAGAAATCCAACCGTCAGCCGAGAAATACCCGTCGCAAGATTTCCGAGTATGGTCTTCAGCTGAGAGAGAAACAGAAAGCAAAATTTATCTATGGTGTTCTGGAAAAACCGTTCCACAACTACTATGAGAAAGCAGACCGCATGAAAGGCATGACCGGTGAAAACCTGATGACCATGCTGGAGTGCAGACTGGACAACGTAATCTTCCGTCTTGGTCTTGCCAGAACAAGAAAAGAAGCCAGACAGATTGTAGGACACAAGCATGTACTGGTAAACGGCAAATGCGTACAGATCCCGTCCTATCAGGTAAAAGCAGGGGATGTGATCACTCTGAAAGAGAAATGCGCATCCATGCAGAGATACAAAGATATCGCAGAAGTTACTGCAGGCCGTCTGGTTCCAGAATGGCTGGAGCAGAATCTGGAAGGACTTTCCGGAACAGTCAAGGATCTTCCGAAACGTGAGCAGATCGATGTACCGGTAGATGAAATGCTGATCGTCGAGTTATATTCGAAGTAA
- a CDS encoding KOW domain-containing RNA-binding protein: MTGMLARSKSGHDKGRIYAVIREEGSFVYLSDGKLRPVNRPKKKNICHIQPIIRLPEEVRELLKDIPAVTDEQVKRAIKCYRQASEQQL, from the coding sequence ATGACAGGGATGCTGGCCAGGTCCAAAAGCGGACACGATAAAGGAAGGATTTATGCAGTGATCCGGGAAGAGGGATCCTTTGTATATCTTTCTGACGGAAAGCTGCGGCCGGTAAACCGTCCCAAAAAGAAAAATATCTGTCACATACAGCCGATTATCCGTCTGCCGGAGGAAGTCCGGGAACTGCTGAAAGATATTCCGGCAGTCACAGACGAACAGGTAAAACGGGCGATCAAGTGTTACCGGCAGGCGTCGGAACAGCAGCTGTGA
- the infA gene encoding translation initiation factor IF-1 yields the protein MSKADVIEVEGVVIEKLPNAMFQVELENGHQILAHISGKLRMNFIRILPGDKVTVEMSPYDLSKGRIIWRAK from the coding sequence ATGTCAAAAGCAGATGTCATTGAAGTAGAAGGTGTAGTAATCGAAAAACTTCCCAATGCGATGTTTCAGGTAGAACTGGAAAATGGTCACCAGATTCTCGCGCATATCAGCGGAAAGCTGCGTATGAATTTCATCCGGATCCTTCCGGGGGATAAAGTTACCGTGGAAATGTCACCCTATGATCTGTCCAAAGGACGCATCATCTGGCGTGCAAAATAA
- a CDS encoding DNA-directed RNA polymerase subunit alpha → MFDFEKPKIEIAEISEDNKYGRFVVEPLERGYGTTLGNSLRRIMLSSLPGTAVSQVKIDGVLHEFSSIPGVKEDVTEIILNIKNLALKNTSPTDEPKVAYIEFDGEGVVTAADIQADPDIQVINPDLVIAHLNGGADSRLYMELTITKGRGYVSADKNKTDDTPIGVIAVDSIYTPVERVNLRVENTRVGNVTDFDKLTLEVYTNGTLQPDDAVSLAAKVLSEHLNLFVDLSEKGIEAEVMVENNEASKEKVLEMNIDELELSVRSYNCLKRAGINTVEELTNKSQEDMMKVRNLGRKSLEEVLAKLNELGLSLNQGEEA, encoded by the coding sequence TTGTTCGATTTTGAAAAACCGAAAATTGAAATTGCCGAAATTTCTGAAGACAATAAGTATGGAAGATTTGTCGTAGAACCACTCGAACGAGGTTATGGAACAACCCTCGGAAATTCCCTGAGAAGAATCATGCTCTCCTCACTTCCGGGCACTGCGGTCAGCCAGGTCAAAATCGACGGTGTACTGCATGAGTTCAGCTCAATCCCCGGTGTGAAGGAAGACGTTACCGAGATTATCCTTAACATTAAGAATCTTGCGCTGAAGAACACCAGCCCGACGGATGAGCCGAAGGTAGCATATATTGAATTTGACGGCGAAGGCGTGGTTACTGCAGCAGATATCCAGGCAGACCCGGATATTCAGGTGATCAACCCCGACCTGGTCATCGCCCACCTCAACGGCGGCGCAGATTCCAGACTTTACATGGAACTGACCATCACCAAGGGACGCGGATATGTCAGCGCTGACAAGAACAAGACAGATGACACTCCGATTGGTGTGATTGCTGTGGATTCGATCTACACACCGGTAGAGCGCGTGAACCTGCGCGTGGAAAATACCCGTGTAGGCAATGTTACAGACTTCGATAAACTCACTCTGGAAGTATATACCAACGGAACCTTACAGCCGGATGACGCAGTCAGCCTGGCAGCCAAGGTTCTGAGTGAACATCTGAATTTATTTGTAGATTTATCAGAAAAAGGAATCGAAGCAGAAGTTATGGTGGAAAACAATGAGGCATCTAAGGAGAAAGTCCTTGAGATGAACATTGACGAACTGGAACTTTCTGTCCGTTCCTATAACTGCCTGAAACGGGCGGGCATCAACACAGTGGAAGAACTGACCAACAAGAGCCAGGAAGACATGATGAAAGTGCGCAACCTGGGCCGTAAATCGCTGGAAGAAGTTCTCGCCAAGCTGAATGAACTGGGCCTGTCCCTGAATCAGGGCGAAGAAGCATAA
- a CDS encoding adenylate kinase, with translation MKIIMLGAPGAGKGTQAKQLADKYGIPHISTGDIFRANIKEGTELGKKAKEYMDAGGLVPDELVCDLVVDRIRKDDCGKGFILDGFPRTIPQAEALTAALAKYDDSMDYAIDIDVPDEQIISRMGGRRACLNCGATYHIVNIPPKKEGICDRCGSEIVLRDDDKPETVKKRLDVYHEQTQPLIDYYQKQGILKEVDGTQPMDTVFAEIVKLVEA, from the coding sequence ATGAAAATCATTATGTTGGGCGCGCCTGGCGCAGGCAAAGGCACACAGGCAAAGCAGCTGGCAGACAAATATGGAATTCCCCACATTTCCACAGGAGATATCTTCCGGGCCAATATTAAAGAAGGCACCGAACTGGGCAAAAAGGCAAAGGAATATATGGATGCCGGCGGCCTGGTTCCGGATGAGCTGGTATGTGATCTTGTAGTGGACCGGATCCGTAAGGATGACTGCGGCAAAGGGTTCATCCTGGATGGTTTTCCCCGCACGATTCCGCAGGCAGAGGCGCTTACAGCCGCTCTTGCGAAGTACGATGACAGCATGGACTATGCCATCGACATTGATGTGCCGGATGAGCAGATCATCAGCCGTATGGGCGGCCGCCGGGCGTGCTTAAACTGCGGAGCAACCTACCACATTGTCAACATTCCCCCGAAAAAAGAGGGGATCTGCGATCGGTGCGGATCTGAGATCGTGCTTCGTGATGATGATAAGCCGGAAACAGTGAAAAAAAGACTTGACGTATACCATGAGCAGACACAGCCGCTCATTGACTACTATCAGAAACAGGGCATCCTGAAAGAAGTGGATGGCACACAGCCAATGGACACGGTATTTGCAGAGATCGTCAAGCTGGTAGAAGCTTAA
- the rplO gene encoding 50S ribosomal protein L15: MDLSNLKPAEGAKHSNNFRRGRGHGSGNGKTAGKGQKGQKARSGGGTRLGFEGGQMPLYRRIPKRGFTNRNAKDIVGINVSRLEVFDNDAVVTVETLIESGIVKNPRDGVKILGNGELTKKLNVKANAFSAAAKEKIEAAGGSVEVI; encoded by the coding sequence ATGGATTTATCCAACTTAAAACCTGCAGAAGGTGCAAAGCACAGCAATAACTTCAGAAGAGGCCGCGGTCACGGATCAGGCAACGGCAAGACAGCAGGTAAAGGACAGAAAGGTCAGAAAGCCCGTTCCGGCGGCGGCACCAGACTTGGTTTCGAAGGCGGACAGATGCCTTTATACAGACGAATCCCCAAACGAGGATTCACCAACAGAAACGCAAAAGATATTGTTGGTATCAACGTTTCCAGACTGGAAGTATTTGACAATGACGCAGTTGTTACAGTTGAGACATTAATTGAGTCCGGCATTGTAAAGAATCCCCGCGACGGCGTGAAGATTCTGGGCAATGGCGAACTGACCAAAAAACTGAATGTAAAAGCAAACGCATTCAGTGCAGCTGCTAAAGAAAAGATCGAAGCAGCAGGTGGAAGTGTTGAGGTGATCTAA
- the rpmJ gene encoding 50S ribosomal protein L36: protein MKVRSSVKPMCEKCKVIKRKGRVRIICENPKHKQRQG, encoded by the coding sequence GTGAAAGTAAGATCATCAGTTAAGCCGATGTGTGAGAAATGTAAAGTAATCAAACGCAAAGGACGCGTCAGAATTATCTGCGAGAACCCGAAGCACAAACAGAGACAGGGCTGA
- the rpsM gene encoding 30S ribosomal protein S13 translates to MARIAGVDLPREKRVEIGLTYIYGIGLSSSRRILAEAQVDPNTRCKDLTDEEVKKISGVIDETQVVEGDLRREVAMNIKRLQEIGCYRGIRHRKGLPVRGQKTKTNARTRKGPKRTVANKKK, encoded by the coding sequence ATGGCTCGTATTGCAGGTGTCGATTTACCAAGAGAAAAACGTGTAGAGATCGGTCTGACCTATATCTATGGGATTGGTTTATCCAGCTCCCGCAGAATCCTTGCAGAGGCTCAGGTTGATCCGAACACCCGCTGCAAAGATCTGACCGATGAAGAAGTAAAGAAGATCAGCGGCGTGATTGACGAAACCCAGGTCGTAGAAGGTGACCTGCGCCGTGAAGTCGCTATGAATATCAAGCGTCTTCAGGAGATCGGATGCTATCGCGGCATTCGTCACAGAAAGGGTCTGCCGGTTCGCGGTCAGAAGACCAAGACCAATGCCAGAACAAGAAAAGGCCCGAAGAGAACAGTAGCTAATAAGAAGAAATAA
- the secY gene encoding preprotein translocase subunit SecY: MLEKVRNAFKLKEIRQRIIFTLLVLVVVRIGSQIPMPGVDGDFFSNWLKQNVGQSFGFFDAITGGSFENMSVFALNITPYITSSIIIQLLTIAIPKLEELQRDGEEGRKKITQITRVLTVILALGESLAMAIGFGRQGYLTEFNALNIILAVATLTAGSTILMWLGERITERGVGNGISIVLTINIISRIPSDMGSLWEQFVKGKEIQYMVLYGAIIVAIILAVTILVVVLQGAERHIPVQYSRKVFGRKQVGGSSTHIPLKVNTAGVIPIIFAQSIMMFPVVIAQLAGKSGATGVPGFILKLLSQSNWCDPSKPIYSIGLAVYILLVIAFAYFYTTITFNPLEIADNMKKSGGFIPGIRPGKPTSDYLQNMLSYIVFIGAIGLSIVAVIPIFFEGVFNANVSFGGTSLIIIVGVIIETLKQIDSQMLVRNYTGFLDN; the protein is encoded by the coding sequence ATGCTGGAAAAAGTCCGTAACGCATTTAAACTGAAAGAGATCAGACAGCGTATTATCTTCACATTGCTCGTCCTTGTGGTAGTACGGATCGGGAGTCAGATCCCGATGCCTGGTGTCGATGGAGATTTTTTCTCCAACTGGTTGAAGCAAAATGTAGGACAGTCCTTCGGCTTTTTCGATGCGATTACCGGTGGCTCGTTTGAGAATATGTCGGTATTCGCATTGAATATCACCCCCTATATCACTTCTTCCATTATCATCCAGCTGCTTACAATTGCGATTCCAAAACTGGAAGAACTGCAGCGGGATGGTGAAGAGGGGCGGAAGAAGATTACTCAGATCACCCGTGTGCTGACGGTTATCCTGGCGCTTGGCGAATCACTGGCCATGGCCATCGGTTTCGGCCGTCAGGGCTATCTGACTGAGTTTAATGCATTAAATATTATCCTTGCTGTTGCCACGCTGACCGCAGGATCCACGATCCTGATGTGGCTGGGAGAACGGATTACCGAGCGGGGTGTGGGAAATGGTATTTCCATCGTCCTGACGATCAATATCATCTCCAGAATCCCCAGCGATATGGGTTCTCTGTGGGAACAGTTTGTAAAAGGAAAAGAGATTCAGTACATGGTCCTCTACGGAGCGATCATTGTTGCGATTATTCTCGCGGTTACGATCCTGGTCGTAGTGCTCCAGGGCGCGGAGAGACATATTCCTGTACAGTATTCCCGAAAAGTATTCGGCAGAAAACAGGTAGGCGGTTCCTCCACACATATTCCGCTGAAGGTAAACACAGCCGGGGTCATCCCGATCATCTTCGCACAGTCGATAATGATGTTCCCGGTAGTGATCGCGCAGCTGGCAGGCAAGTCCGGCGCCACCGGTGTTCCGGGATTTATCTTAAAGCTGCTGTCGCAGTCCAACTGGTGTGATCCTTCCAAACCGATTTATTCCATCGGCCTTGCGGTATATATTCTTTTAGTAATCGCATTTGCGTATTTCTATACGACCATTACATTCAATCCGCTGGAAATTGCGGACAATATGAAGAAATCCGGTGGTTTTATCCCGGGCATCCGACCGGGCAAGCCCACCAGCGATTATCTGCAGAATATGCTGAGCTATATTGTTTTTATCGGTGCGATCGGCCTGTCCATTGTCGCAGTCATCCCCATTTTCTTTGAGGGTGTTTTCAACGCGAACGTGTCCTTTGGCGGCACCTCACTGATCATTATTGTCGGTGTTATTATCGAGACTTTAAAGCAGATCGATTCGCAGATGCTGGTACGCAATTACACCGGTTTTCTGGATAACTAA